In Gemmatimonadaceae bacterium, one genomic interval encodes:
- a CDS encoding protein phosphatase 2C domain-containing protein — protein sequence MAPPYFEYVTAHPGMRRVGRLVNRAEPFTAEFPALPEGTIEIVGKSDVGLIRERNEDSFLFGNLATGETIRENGGGSMRVEAVPALLMVADGVGGAVSGEVASDLAAEVAFRQLRERRERGALKGAVIIADSLKLAVVEANAAIHARAKADPLHRGMGTTATLALVVHGMIYFAQVGDSRAYIIRNASARQMTKDQSLVQRMVDAGKLTPEQAERSEHRNIILQALGPEESIVPEFTREKLQHGDIILLCSDGLSNQMTSSEIAAIAIVHEDLEAMCTALIDLALQTGAPDNATVVVGRYTIPTG from the coding sequence GTGGCCCCACCATACTTCGAATACGTCACCGCGCATCCAGGAATGCGCCGCGTCGGCCGCCTCGTGAACAGAGCCGAACCGTTCACAGCAGAGTTCCCGGCGCTTCCCGAAGGTACGATTGAAATCGTCGGGAAAAGCGATGTCGGCCTGATTCGCGAGCGCAACGAAGATTCGTTCCTGTTCGGCAATCTCGCCACTGGCGAGACGATTCGCGAGAACGGCGGCGGTTCGATGAGAGTCGAAGCCGTTCCCGCCCTGCTGATGGTCGCTGACGGCGTAGGAGGCGCGGTGTCTGGTGAAGTCGCCAGTGATCTCGCCGCGGAAGTTGCGTTCCGCCAGTTGCGTGAGCGCCGCGAGCGAGGTGCTCTCAAGGGCGCGGTCATAATCGCCGACTCTCTCAAACTCGCGGTCGTCGAAGCCAACGCAGCAATTCATGCCCGCGCGAAAGCCGATCCGCTGCATCGTGGAATGGGCACTACCGCGACGCTCGCGCTCGTCGTGCATGGCATGATCTACTTCGCTCAGGTTGGTGACAGCCGCGCCTATATCATCCGGAACGCGAGCGCTCGCCAGATGACCAAGGATCAGTCGCTCGTGCAGCGCATGGTCGATGCCGGAAAGCTGACACCCGAGCAGGCTGAAAGAAGCGAACACCGCAACATCATCCTGCAGGCGCTCGGGCCCGAAGAATCGATCGTGCCCGAGTTCACGCGCGAGAAACTGCAGCACGGAGACATCATACTTCTCTGCAGTGACGGGCTTTCCAACCAGATGACGTCGTCCGAGATAGCGGCAATCGCAATTGTACACGAAGATCTCGAGGCGATGTGCACAGCGTTAATCGACCTCGCACTCCAGACCGGCGCGCCCGACAACGCTACAGTGGTTGTTGGACGGTACACCATTCCCACCGGGTAG
- a CDS encoding N-acetylmuramoyl-L-alanine amidase: MTTNILLRLFAATAVAATFACTPRGPSAPSPDAGPPRSPPSPEAGPPRSPPVVLRAPVPPANPALPAVPTVTGPLAIRVVYPPAGHLIQSRDSNFVFGSVGNGLAGLTVNGVPTPVWPNGAFVAWLANPSPENPRYDIVATTGFDTVRLAQPVKIAPAVTAPLTPLPPDTILPMSPARYATLIGPAVYPSDTDRVVTGYAPGGGAQRWFLFPGTIVKVTGTKGPDAYIDLDGREKIRIARSDLDTLPLAYRPVPLRAGVFRTAVAEEWTDLNIPVTDRPAYLVRQTDSSLTLTLYGVAGPRTTPVSVNPGGNSYVTSARSMAVGALMQYSLALRGPVFGYLPLWENGVFTFRVRRPPAVDSAAPLRGLTITVDPGHPPIGATGPTGLWEPEATLPIGLRMQALLVAQGANVIMTRTTPEAVALNDRPALARRAGSHALVSIHLNAVPDGVNPLRVDGTATYHFHPHSQALARTTQRGLVRELALRDNGVKRENFAVVRLTWMPSVLAEGAFIIVPEQEAALRTAEYQERYAKGLVTGLEDYFRTLAGARR; the protein is encoded by the coding sequence ATGACAACGAACATTTTGTTGAGACTTTTCGCTGCCACTGCTGTCGCCGCAACATTTGCGTGCACTCCACGTGGTCCATCCGCGCCGAGCCCTGATGCCGGGCCTCCTCGCTCCCCGCCGAGCCCTGAAGCCGGGCCTCCGCGCTCCCCGCCGGTCGTCCTGCGAGCGCCAGTACCGCCCGCCAACCCGGCCCTGCCGGCAGTGCCGACCGTCACGGGACCGTTGGCGATACGAGTGGTATATCCGCCGGCAGGGCATCTCATACAGTCGCGCGACTCGAACTTCGTTTTTGGGTCTGTCGGCAACGGCCTGGCCGGCCTCACCGTCAACGGCGTTCCAACACCCGTCTGGCCAAATGGCGCATTCGTCGCCTGGCTGGCAAATCCCTCGCCCGAGAATCCGCGATACGACATCGTGGCGACGACGGGCTTCGACACCGTCAGACTCGCGCAGCCAGTGAAGATCGCCCCGGCCGTAACGGCACCACTGACGCCACTGCCTCCCGACACGATATTACCGATGTCGCCGGCACGATACGCAACGTTGATTGGACCCGCGGTATATCCGAGCGATACCGACCGGGTTGTCACAGGGTATGCGCCAGGTGGCGGAGCCCAGCGCTGGTTTCTCTTCCCCGGGACGATCGTGAAGGTTACCGGGACGAAAGGCCCTGACGCCTACATCGACCTCGACGGCAGGGAGAAAATCAGGATCGCGAGGAGCGATCTTGATACGCTGCCGCTTGCGTACCGTCCGGTGCCGCTACGAGCCGGCGTATTCCGCACCGCCGTGGCGGAGGAATGGACAGATCTCAACATACCTGTCACTGACAGGCCTGCTTACCTTGTGCGACAAACCGACTCCTCCCTCACGCTCACGCTATACGGTGTCGCCGGCCCGCGGACGACGCCCGTGAGCGTCAATCCTGGCGGGAATAGCTACGTGACTTCCGCCCGCTCGATGGCGGTCGGGGCGCTGATGCAATACTCTCTCGCTCTCCGCGGCCCGGTGTTCGGATATCTGCCGCTATGGGAAAACGGCGTGTTCACCTTCAGGGTTCGGCGGCCTCCCGCGGTCGATTCCGCCGCACCGTTGCGAGGTCTCACTATCACCGTCGATCCAGGTCATCCACCGATCGGCGCAACCGGACCCACTGGTTTGTGGGAGCCTGAAGCCACGCTGCCTATCGGGCTCCGCATGCAAGCTCTCCTTGTGGCACAAGGTGCAAACGTCATCATGACGCGAACGACGCCCGAAGCGGTGGCGCTCAACGACAGGCCGGCACTGGCGCGCCGCGCTGGCTCGCACGCGCTGGTCTCGATCCACCTGAACGCGGTGCCCGACGGAGTCAATCCGCTGCGTGTTGACGGCACCGCAACCTACCATTTTCACCCGCACTCGCAGGCGCTTGCGCGGACAACCCAGCGGGGTCTGGTGCGGGAGCTTGCACTCAGGGACAACGGTGTGAAGCGTGAAAACTTCGCTGTCG